In Miscanthus floridulus cultivar M001 chromosome 19, ASM1932011v1, whole genome shotgun sequence, the DNA window TTATGCTCACGTACTACCACCAGTTCGGCAGAATTTTCTTCTTTATTTGGTGCCCATACCTCCAGACTGGACAATGAAGTAATATATCTGCTACCAGCCTGTAGGCATGCTTGCGGTCTACAGTGCCATAGTTGTACTTTTCTTAGCTTGGGTGCTTTAGGAAAAGTAGTCAACTCTGGGCAACCAAAAACTTCTAGTTGCTCAAGCGAAGGAAATAATATCTGCTCCTCTTCTTGCACCTCATTCCTATCCCACCACATCGTAAAATTTGGCATACTCTCCAAGGCCATCATCTTCAGTTTCTGAAACTTGGACGGGGCACCACCGCTGAACAAGCAATGTAAATTTTGTAGGATGCGTAAGTGAAGAAACTGGAGGGACGGTAACTGCCAGAGTGCAGGAAGCTTCTCGAGATTTTGGCAATTTTGTAACCTGAGCTCCACCAAGCCTTGCAGCTCAACCATCCATGTTGGAATACCACTGCTACTGTAGCAATATATCCTCAGAGCCTTTAGCCCATCATGAGGTCGGAGGCCTTCCAGCACCTCCTTATGTGCCTCATTTTCATTATCGTCAGGCCATATTAATGTTAGTTCTTCCAGCCTTTTCTTGTCCCAAAGTTTTGCTGCTTTTGCATCTGCTCCTGTCGCATTTTGAAGCTTCCTTAGCTCCAGCTGGCCACCAAGGTCCAAGTTCTTCAGCGCTTCCATGTTACTGCAACCCGAGCCAGTACCTAATACAAAGGATGTAAGCGTCTGCAGGGAAGTGAGGTGTCCGAGCTCTGGAGGCATGCTCGTTAACTTCGGACATCCGTGAGTGTAGAGGTGACGGAGGGCAGTCATATACTTCATTGCCTTTGGAAGTTGTTCAAGACGTGTACAATGAGATAGGTTCAATGTTTGCAGATGATACAGGATGGTAATGTCTTCAGGAAGTGCTACAATATCACTTCTTGAGAGATCAAGATACCTTAGGTGATGAAGATATTTCGGCTTTAGAAACGGACCTTGCCATGTCTTTAAGGCTCGGACAGGCCTCAAATATTTTGATAATTTCTGCACATCTGCTATTTCGGATCTATCACATATTAGTGTCTGGATAGCTGGAGACCCTTTCTCTATGGAAGCATTCAAAACATTTTCTTCAATGTCAACTGATAGAAATAAATGGCGAGCGGAGTATGGAAAATCCTCACTTTGGCTCAGTTTTGTATCTATTGCAGCACATTCTTTTCTCATTGAATCCTGTGCAACATCATGCATAAGGTCATGGATTTTACAAGTAATTTGTCTGTAAAATTTGTCTTGCTGCACCTCCTGAAAAAATGACCTTTGAGCTAGCTCATTGAAAATTTGTTTACCAATGTCTTCAGGACACACTCTTTTTTGCTCCGGAATAAAACTATTAGCCATCCATAGTCGGATCAGCATTTCCACATCAATCTCATGATCCTTAGGAAACATAGCACAAAAGGCAAAGCACTGTCGCATATGTGGTGGCAAGCAATTGTAACTGAGCTTGAGTACGGGTAAGATTCCATTTTCGTCATCACAAATTGTGCTTCGGTTTAATACTGCCTCCCATTCTTGCACGGTATTCTTAGTACGAAGTACAGAGCCCAATGCTGTAGCAGCTAAAGGAGAACCGGAACATCTCTTCGCAACATCACCAACCATATTGAGTAGCTTATCATCAGGCTTTTGTGCTTGCACACTAAATGCTTCTTTCTTGATAATTTTTTCTATGTAGCTTTCTTCCAAGTGCTTGATCTTATGGGCTTCGATTGTCCCCATGAACCGAGCAATATTTTTATCACGAGTTGTTGTCAAAACTGAGCTACCGGGGGCACCATGATGAAGGTAGGACCTCAACTTATCCCACTTGTTGGCCTCACGGTTCCATACATCATCTAGTACAAGGAGATACTTCTTCCCACTCACTGCACTTTTAAACTTTTCCTTTGTTGAATCACCAGTCATTTGACAACCATTCTTTTCAGCCTCTTTCACTATTATTTTAAACAGGGAATCCACATCAAAGTTTTCCGACACACACACCCAGATCTGAACCTGGAAGTGCTTCTGAACGGCGGAGTCATTGTAAACAAGCTGCGCTAATGTGGTCTTGCCCATCCCGCCCATTCCTACTACAGGAAGGACTGTGAGACCCACATTGTCCCCTTGGCCAAGCAATGCATCAACaatctccttcttctcttttgcTCTTGAGTCACTTGCAATGTTCACATAATTGTCTGGCATGTTAGGATCTGTCTGCCTCCACTTCATGGACATTGGTGGCTGTGGTTTGAATTTGAACCGAAAGGTATTCATCTCTACTATGAGGACATCAATTTCTTGCAAAATCATACGGAGCTTCTTTGCCATCCTATGACGGAACACAAACCGGTTGTGAGAAGGGAAGAGCTTTATGACATCCATACCGAACTCCTTGTAGTGCCCCTCTGCCTTTGCCTTGCGGCGGAGTGCCTCGTACTTGAACTCGTCAAGGACATCGTTCGCCTTGTAGGCCACGGTCCGGAGCTCCTCAAGCCAAGCTTTCGCCCCCTCTCTGTTTTTTGCTGCCTGCTCCTCGGCGTCAGTGATGACGTCCAGGACGGCGGGCAGCTTGCGCTTGAGGAGCTTGTGCTGCTCCTCCATGCCCTCCATGACCTTGTACTGGTCCAGGAGGTAGCTGGAGGCCTTCTCCTTCACCATGGACACCAGCGGCCCGACCACCATGGTGGCCAGTACCTCCGCCATCGGAACTCCTGGAGCTCGATCAGAACACGGGTGCAGGGTGCAAGGAAGCACAGCTGCTGGGTGGTGAAGGGAGTGGATGTGGATCTGATGAGGAGCTGCTTTGGAGGAAGACCAGTAACGCGTGCGCTGATTTTCTATTAAGTTGCTACCAGCCAAGTGGCTCTGCTTGGTTAGTTGCATCGACCAGAACAATTTGATAGCCAAGTGGCTATCAGCTCCTTCCTTGCAGTACTAGCCCTCTCACCTTTGAGCACTTTATTGCAAGACTATCTTTACTGGAGAATACATTCTTCAATCAGACGACTTTACTCGCTAAGAAAGGTTATGCAATTTATTCTTTAATCAGACGACTTCACTGGAGATTAATTAGCTTCAGGAAGGTTGACGCAAGAACGACCAATCATTTACAGAGTCTGCAAACAATCCTACGAGGAAGTCAGCTTCAAGAGCTAGCATCACTGGAATTTCAAAAAAGAAGAAGGGCAGTCATCAAGCATGCTGATATTACATACGAACCTTGGTTACAACTTTCATCTAGTCCTGACTCCTCGATCTGAAGCACCCCAGCTTATTCATTAATGATGCGATTCTCCCAGTAAGCCCTGATCATAGATGATGTTAGAATTTATATATGCATGTAAATGAAGGTGGAATTAGAGACATTGCTGGTGAAGTGCCATAGTCCACCGTCCaaatattactattattattatccTAAATTCGTATGTAGGCACCAAAAAGTGACATATTATATACAAAAAGATATCTATGTAAATATTAAGGCGGCCGGCGTGttgattcttaaactttgcatgtaCGTACGTATTTACCCATCTGTGTATCAATGCGTGCACTTCATGGCTCACTAGATCTCCTGTACATGGTTGAATAGATGTTCTACACACTTCATTATTTTAAGGTTTTTTATTTATCTGTAAATCACGTCACGTCTTGTGATAATTAATACTAGAATAATAACAATCGAGCTCCTGGCCTGTTATATTAAATTAGTTAAAATGAAACCAAGAAATTAAGTAGAGATTACCTTGAAGAAGATGGGGGTCTAGATATTTCTCCTCGAGGTTATCCAGACCTTGCTGTAGGCTCGGTGGAAGCTGCTTTAGACCAAACAATGATACAAGACTGCCACAATGCGAAATCGTCAAGGTCTACAGCtggctgatgatgatgacacCGGCTTCAGTACTACAGCTGTGGACACCGTGGATTCATGCTCATTGCTGGACGAGGACGACCCTGCAGCGATCAATGATGACGACGTTTCCAGCCCCGTCGTGTCCTGCTGCTCACCGAATGCAATGGATTTGAGACTCTTGCACTCCCCAATAAATAACGTCTTGAGAGACGTCGATAGGTTTGGGGCCTGTACAAAAGATTCGCAGCCACGTATCACTAGGGACTCCAGACGTGGCAGGAGGGTTCCACTCCGTTGTACGAGAGCAGATTGCTCATGAGAAGCTTCATCTTCCGTGAGTCCTGTCAGTTTGTTGCACCATAAAATCCCTAACGTCCTCAAGGATACTAGGCCCTGGAACAATTTCTCTGGCCAGTAGACTAGAGCATCGCACTGAGCAGTTTTTAAAGTTGCTAGCTGTCCAAAACATTTCCATAGCGCCAGTGCACTCGAGCCAGAGAAGAAAAGGTCACACCCTCTTAAGCACAGATCTCCCAGGGGGGATTTATGCTCACGTACTACCACCAGTTCAGCAGAATTTTCTTCCAGCCTGTTCGGTAGGGCTAGCTGGGCTTGCTGGTactgggcttatcagcccagccgTTCGGCAGCCCAGCCCCAGCCGAACGGCTGGTTATAAGCCACCCTCTCGTCCTCCGAATCCCCAGCGTGCGGCGCCTCCCTCATATTCTCCCCTTCGCGTCGGTGGCTAGGGTTTCCCGCACAAGCACCGCTCGTCGCCGTCTCTCCGCGCGAGTCCCGGCGGTCGTCTGCGCCGCGTCGCCGGGCCCCGTTGGTGGCCACCGGATCCGTCCGCGCCCGCCTCTCTACACCGTCCTCCTCGCTGGGCCTACGGTGACAGTGACGTCCGCCTCCTTCCCCGATCCTACCTCCATCGATGGCGCCTTCGTCCAGCAAGGTAACCCACGAATCCCACGCCGCCGTCCTCTCACCCGGCCGCCTTTGAGCCCCAGCTCGTCGTCTTGTAGGTTGACCCCCGCGCGGCTAGGGTTTCCCCGCACTCTCGCCGGGCCTCGCTGACAATGCTC includes these proteins:
- the LOC136528074 gene encoding putative disease resistance protein RGA3, whose amino-acid sequence is MQLTKQSHLAGSNLIENQRTRYWSSSKAAPHQIHIHSLHHPAAVLPCTLHPCSDRAPGVPMAEVLATMVVGPLVSMVKEKASSYLLDQYKVMEGMEEQHKLLKRKLPAVLDVITDAEEQAAKNREGAKAWLEELRTVAYKANDVLDEFKYEALRRKAKAEGHYKEFGMDVIKLFPSHNRFVFRHRMAKKLRMILQEIDVLIVEMNTFRFKFKPQPPMSMKWRQTDPNMPDNYVNIASDSRAKEKKEIVDALLGQGDNVGLTVLPVVGMGGMGKTTLAQLVYNDSAVQKHFQVQIWVCVSENFDVDSLFKIIVKEAEKNGCQMTGDSTKEKFKSAVSGKKYLLVLDDVWNREANKWDKLRSYLHHGAPGSSVLTTTRDKNIARFMGTIEAHKIKHLEESYIEKIIKKEAFSVQAQKPDDKLLNMVGDVAKRCSGSPLAATALGSVLRTKNTVQEWEAVLNRSTICDDENGILPVLKLSYNCLPPHMRQCFAFCAMFPKDHEIDVEMLIRLWMANSFIPEQKRVCPEDIGKQIFNELAQRSFFQEVQQDKFYRQITCKIHDLMHDVAQDSMRKECAAIDTKLSQSEDFPYSARHLFLSVDIEENVLNASIEKGSPAIQTLICDRSEIADVQKLSKYLRPVRALKTWQGPFLKPKYLHHLRYLDLSRSDIVALPEDITILYHLQTLNLSHCTRLEQLPKAMKYMTALRHLYTHGCPKLTSMPPELGHLTSLQTLTSFVLGTGSGCSNMEALKNLDLGGQLELRKLQNATGADAKAAKLWDKKRLEELTLIWPDDNENEAHKEVLEGLRPHDGLKALRIYCYSSSGIPTWMVELQGLVELRLQNCQNLEKLPALWQLPSLQFLHLRILQNLHCLFSGGAPSKFQKLKMMALESMPNFTMWWDRNEVQEEEQILFPSLEQLEVFGCPELTTFPKAPKLRKVQLWHCRPQACLQAGSRYITSLSSLEVWAPNKEENSAELVVVREHKSPLGDLCLRGRGCDLFFSGSSALALWKCFGQLATLDIAECDALVYWPEKLFQGLVSLRTLEIRECNKLTGLTEDEASHEQSALVQRSGTLLPRLESLEIRGCESLVQVPNLSTSLKTLVIVECESLKSIAFGEQQDTTGLETSSSLIAAGSSSSSNEDESTVSTAVVLKPVSSSSSASSNHCFFPCLESLEICNCGGLTEVANLPPSIKTLTISSCGSFVSLSGEVTSLEQLEIWYCPSLESLPNGPHQVYSSLRVLIITQCPGIKQLPPSLQQRLDHLEEKDLDPHLLQGRIAALMSKLECFRLRSED